The Pirellulales bacterium DNA window GGCGATTTATTCGCTTTGTAATATTTGCCGGCTGGACGCGGATGCTGGTATTGCGGCATTTGCTGCGCTGGGGGCGCGCCATCCCGATTGACGCCTGGTCCGGGCCCAAGGCCATTTTGAAATCGCTCCGCAACGCCGGCGATGCGCTGGCCAGCGGCGATGTGGTTTGCATTTTCGCCGAAGGCCGCTTCACTCGCACCGGGTTTTTGCTGCCGTTTCATCGCGGGCTGGAGCAAATCGTCAAGCACAGCAACGCGCCGATTATTCCCGTATATTTGGATGAGTTGTGGGGGAGTATTTTCAGCTTTTACGGCGACCGCACTCTGTGGAAATGGCCGCGAATGGTGCCGTATCCGGTGAATGTGGCGTTCGGCAAGCCAATGCCGGCCAGCTCCAGCGCGGCGGAAGTGCGGCTGGCCGTGCAAAAGCTATCGGCCGATTGTGCCCTGGCCCGCTCTAAGGCGTGCCGATCAATCCCGCGGGAAATTGTTCGCACGGCCGGGCGGCATCCGTTTCGAACGTGTATTGTTCAGCCGGCCGAAAAGGAGCCTGCCCCTTCGCCGCTGGCAACAGGCGCCAGCCAAACTGGCCCATTCACCTATGCAGCGATTCTTGCATCTGCGATGTGTTTGGCCGGCAAATTAAAAAAATGCTTCCCAGAGTTACGGACCGAGGTTGGAAAAAATGCAATTGGCATGTGGCTTCCTCCGGGCGCCCGTGCAATCCAGGCCCATTTGGCGGCGGCATTTTGCGGGATCCCGATAGTGCCGTTTGCCGAAAAGCTGCCGTCGGACGCGATTCAATCGATTCTGCGACAATCGGCGGTGCGGCACGTTTTATCCGCAGCCAGTCATTTGCGAAGCCATCCGTTGCCGATTGCATCGAACGCGGAGCTTGCCAACATCCAGGTGATCGACCTCGAATCGCTTCTGCAATCCGCATCGCCCGCGCGGCGAATGTTGGCACAGCTGGCGGTCTGCTTGCTGCCCAGCCTAATTGTCGAGCGTTTCATTTTGCGATTGGGGGGCCATCGCTTGGATGATACTGCAGCAATTTTATTCACCCACATGCACCCATCAGATCATGCCGTCGAACCCCAGGGCGTTATGTGGAGTCATCGAAATCTCATCGCCGCCGCCAGCTCGCTGGCAAAGACGTTCGATTTGACGCCGCGCGATCGGCTGTTATGCACGCTGCCGTTGAGTCAGCCCGCTGGATTGATGTTCGCCTTGTGGACGCCGCTTTCCGTAGGCGCTTCGGTGCTGTTTGCCGGCGAATCACTTGCTGCCAAGGCGTATGGCGAGCTGTGTACCGAAAATAATTGCACGGTTTGGCTGGCATCGCCGGAGCAACTCCTGGCTGCTACGGACCAATGCCAGCCGTCTGATTTCCGCAGCCTGCGCTTGCTCATTTGCTGCGGCGTCTTGTCGCCAGAAAAAACCAAGACCTTTGCCGAGCGCTTCGGCATTGCGCCGCTGGCGGTATACCAGCGCCCGGAACTCACTTCGATTGTTACCGCCAATGTGCCAGATAAAACGCTGGAAAAATTCACGCAAATCGGCAACAAGCCCGGAACCATTGGCCAGGCCCTTCCCGGAGTTGCCTGCCGGATTGTTCATCCCGAAACGTGGGAACCGTTGCCTGCCGACCAAGTCGGTATGCTTGTGATCTCCGGGCCGTGCGTCATGCCAGGCTATTGGCACGATGAAGCCGCCACCCAGGCCGCAATGCGCGACAATTGGTTTGTAACCGGCGAGCAGGCCAGGATGGACGAAGACGGCTTCATTACCATAACCGCCCGATGATGCCCATTGACGACCGAACGGCCGCCTCAAACCAGGACGGCGAGGCCGCAAAATTCACCACACAATTTGTTCGGCGGCGAAAATCGGTCCTTCGACGCAGGTACGTTTGTAATCCCATCCGCCGTCCGATTGGCTCACTTTGGCCACACACGTAAAGCAAATGCCAATGCCGCAAGTCATGGGCGTTTCCAGCGAAACCTGGCAAGGCGTTTGGTAATCTTGGGCGATTTTCGCCACGGCGGCCATCATGGGTTCCGGACCGCAGCAGACGATTTGGCGAGAGGGCGCCGTCGATCCGTCAGGTTCAGCCAGCAATTCCCGCAACACATCCGTTACAAAGCCATGATGCCCGGCCGATCCGTCGTCGGTGCTTAAGCGAATGTCGATGCCCAGACGGCGGAAATCATCCAGCCCGGCGAAATAATCGGCGCGCCGTGCACCATAGCAAAATGTAATTTTCTTGGGATGCGGAACGCCTCGCTTGGGCTGACCGTAGCGTTTGTGACCCCGATGCTCGGCGGCCAGGGCGAGGAAAGGCGTTTGGCCTATTCCGCCGGCCACCATAATTAAATGCTCGACAGTTTGCGGCGGAAAGCCATTTCCCAGCGGGCCCCAAACTTCCAACGATTGACCTGCTGGGCTATTGGCCACGCGGCGTGTAAATTTGCCCGTGACCAGATACACGATGTCCAGCCCCAGCGGCTCGCCGCCGGACGAAAGCACGGTGTCGTACAGCGCCAGCGGCCGCCCCAAAAGCGGATCGTCGACACCCGCGCACCGGAGCATGACAAATTGACCCGGCGTAATCTGACGAGCAATTTCCGGACAAGCAAATCGTACACGATACGTGTCGCGCGCCAGCCGGATGTTTTCCATCACGGTCGTTTCTATCCATGAAGCGCGATCCGCAAAAAACGGTGCGTGCAGCGGGTTACTCATCGACGGTCGCGCTTGCCGCGCCCTCGTTGCCGATCACGACGACGCTTTTTCCGCCCGTGCACTCGCGGCGACGGGCTCCGTTCGCCTCCAATCACGGTACGTGCTTTGTTCCGACGGTCCCGATTGGCGCCCAAGGGGCTAACATCGATAGGCGAAATTTCGATGCCAGCCATTCTGTCTTTACTGGCCTCGATTTCTGCCTCATCCATCTCCTCGTCCACTTCCCGTTCGTCTGATTCCATGTCATCTTCCGATTCCCAATCATCGGATTCGTCACTCAATTTAGCGCCGTGATTAAAATCCTCCTTGCTGCTGGGCGTAAACGCAGAATCCCCTGGGTCTAAATCCGCATCAACCGGCAGCGATTTATCGATGATTGGATCAACGCCGGTTCCTTTTCCGCTTCGGCGGCCTGACCCGGCCGAACCGCTGGATTCCGCACGATCTCCTCGGCCATTTTTGCGTGGTCGCTTGCCAGATTTGCGCCCCTCCTGTGCGGCTGCATACAGTTGCTCGATTTCCTCCTGACGCAGGGGCCGGGTTTCTCCAGGCTGCAAATTCCCCAGCCGCAGCGGGCCCATTGCCACCCGTTTCAGCGACAGCACTTTGTGACCGATCCGCGCCAGCAGCCGGCGGACTTCGCGATTGCGGCCTTCATCCAGCACGATTTCCAACAGCGTGCTGTGGCGGTGGCTGCGGCGCACGCTGACGCGCTTGGCATGGGCGTATCCTTCGGCCAAATGCACGCCGCGTTGCAATTTTGCCAGTGCTTCCGGCGTGGGAACTCCTGCCACCAAGGCCACGTAGATTTTTTCCACTCCATAGCGCGGATGCGTGAGCAAGTCGGTCAAGACGCCGTCGTTAGTAACCAAAATTAATCCCGAGCTCGATTGATCGAGCCGGCCCACCGTAAACAGCCGCTGCTGACTGGGCGCAAAATCGATCACGCGCGGCCGGCCCGAAGGATCGTGATTCGTAGAAAGAACGCCCGCTGGCTTGTTGACCAAAAAGTACAATTTGCGTTTGGGGCGATGAACCAACTCGCTGTCGACGCGGATTTTTTGTTGGATGGGATCAACTCGAATTCCCAATTCCGTAACCGTTTGGCCATCGACATCAACGCGCCCCTGACGAATCAGTTCTTCGCATTGCCGCCGACTGCCAATTCCCGCCGCCGCCAAAATTTTTTGCAGGCGCACGCCGGCCGCGTCGTTTTTAGCGCGTGAAGGTGTCTTGCGGCTTCGCAGTTTTCGGTGGTGGTTTTTTTTTAACTGCATCTGTGTTCGGCCCTCTCGCGGACGCCAAGCGTTTGGTTTGGCAAACCCTCCGGTTCGCTCTGCGGAAATAAGTTTCTCCATCATAGCCCAGACGCAATTTTGTTTTCAGGCCGGGCGCAAACCCATTGGTGGGGGCGTCGATTTTTGGCCCCTCCCTAATTGGGTGAGCTGAACGGAACCGCACGCGTCAAATCTATCAAAATCCTAACAAACTACTTGCTGTCATCACATTCTGTGGCAATAATCAGCCTGTATAAACGTAAAGCGTTATCGCCTGGGGAGTGAGGGATCGCGGTCCAAGGAGATACCCCAGAACCAAAAAAACATTCTGAGAAATTCAGCCGCCTGGGGTGCGTATTTCGGAGGCGCGCTGGTTTCTTTGCAAGTCAATTGATGGTCCGTGGTTAGACGGTAATGCCGTCTCCCGTGGACCCAGCGGAACAGACTCATTACCAATCTGTGGAAGAGCACCATGAGCAGATTCCCTCTGCGCGGGATGCAAATCCAAAGCGAAAACAAGAACCATTCATCTTTCACCATTTGTGCGATGCGAAGAGCTGTGGAGAACTCTTATTATGAAAAGAATTAGCCTCCTTGGATTTTGCGGCGCGGCATTTCTATTGGCAATTTCTGTGCAACGTGTGCATGCCCAAACCACCATTGCCGACTGGACCTTTGAAAGCAACGGACCGGTCGGAACCACAACGACAGAGGCGAGTTTTCCCGCGTTCAGCCCGGAAACAGGCGCGGGATCGGCTTCAGCGGCACATGCAAACGCTCTGGCAGTTTATACCGGACCCGCCGGAAATGGTTCGTCGCATTCCTTCAGTTCGAATCAATGGCAAGTGAACGATTACTATCAGTTCCAGGTGAACACAACGGGCTTCTCCAGCATTAGCTTGACCTGGGATCAGGCCAGCAGCACCACCGGCCCGAAAAACTGGCTGTTGGAATACAGCACCGACCCCACTTTTACTACTTTTACTACTTTCGAAAACTATTCGGTGTTCGCCAGCGCAGTGCCTCCTATTGGCCCTCCGGGCGCTCAGCCTTGGACGGCCGGGACAAATCAACCGGTATTCGCACTCCGGGCAGGGCTGGGCACGGCCGTGGGCAATCTATCGACGATTTATTTCCGCCTCGTCGACAGTTCCACGGTGAGTGAAGGAGGGAACACACCCCCTGTGGTCGCCACCGGCGGCACGGACCGCGTGGATAACTTCATTGTTACTGGACTTAACCCGTTGTACTGGGATGGGAACACGTCTGGTGTCGGCGGCGCCCATGGTTCCACGGATGTTTGGGACCAAAGCTCCAGTGCCAACTGGAGCACTAGCGCGACCGGCGGCAGCACCGTAACCTATAGCACTGCTTCCACATCTCCGGCACAATTCGACGGTACGCCTGGCACGGTCACGGTCGCCGGCGCCGGTGTCAATGTGCAAGGGGGAATGATTTTTAACAAAGACAGCTATATTCTTTCCGGCGGTACCATAACGCTCGATACATCGAGCAACGTGCTGGGAAATTCCGTGGCGGTCAATAATGCGGGGCAAACGGCCAAAATCTATTCGCAGATTGATGGAACCGTTGGCCTGCAGTTATCCGGCGCCGGGACGGTGTTGCTCGATCCGACGCAAAACCCCACGTCCCACGCCACGGAAGTTTTCTCGGGCAACCTGTCGTTGTTCAGCGGCACCCTTTCGATTTCCAAGCTCTCCGTATTAGGCACAAATTATCTGAATTCCGGGGGAGGCAATTTGATCCTGTCCGGAGGGACGCTCCAAATTACCACGCCTGAATCCGATACGTTTATCAACAACGTGACGGGAAATCCCAGCCAGAATGGCGGATTGGATATTCCCGCCGGCGGAACATTCACGATCACCGGCAACTTGGCGACCGACAGCGGCAACCCAAACGACGCTCCCGAACTCACGCTGTTCAACAAGGGAACCGTGGTCTTGAACACCTCCAGCGGAAATAACAATTTCCTGAGCGGCGTTTCCTTCAATGATACCGGCACGCTCAAAATTACCGATGGCACGGGAACGCTGCGCCTGGAAAATAGCAATACTTCCGTCGTCAATGCGCGAAACGCCACGGGAACGGCAACCATCCTTGGAAACATTTCCGACTTGGACATCGAGCGAACGAGAACCATCAATGTCACGTCCCCGACGGGCGCATTGGTCATCAATGGCAACCTCTCGATGGGTTCCGGCTTAAGCTTGGATTCCATCGGAACTATGACCATTAATGGAACCGTGTCGGTGGCCAGCGACGTCGCCGCCCAGTTCACCGATGCGGGCACCGGGTTGGCGATCATTAACGGGAATCTCAGCGCACATGAAAATATGCAGTTCTCCGGCACGGATGAGGTGGATCTGAACGGCCTGGATAACTCCGGAAGCAACGGTTCAAAACCGTCAGCCAGCGGCCTGGTGTTCGTGTCGATTGGAACCTCCGACGCCGCCGGCCCGGTCCTGAAGATTCTCAACAACAACAGTCTCGGCAGCGGCACCCGCACCATTGAATTCAACTCCGGATCGTTGGTGAACAACTCGGCATCGGTCGGACCGGCGACTACCATTGAGTTTCCCAGCGCTGTCACGCTGTCGATTGGTGGCGAAGGCTCCAGTAACCCGGCCGTTTTTGCGTCGGGTCCTAATTTCACGTTCGACGGCTCGGTAAACGTGTTCAAGGCAAGTAGCGCGACGACGAATATACCGAACGTGAGATTTAGCGTTAACAATAACACCACGTTCAATAACGGATGGGATCCCTCCACGACTTTCGCTACAGGAACCCCGGGCACCAACGCCGGCGTTACGATTCAGGGCATCGGCGATTTAACCGTCAACGGCAATACCTCGTTTGGCGAAATTTATGAAGATTTACCGCTGACCATTCAAGACCACGTGACGGTGGACCTGAACGGCGCCATGAAGCAATTCACTAGTGCTGGAAATGCCGGCACGCCTTGGAGTGCCTTTAGCATCACGCTGGCCGGCCAAAGCAAGCTGCGGATCGACCCCAACGGCGTGCTTCCCACAGCCACGGCATTAACCTTCGGTAGCAATACCAGCGGCAATAGCCTCAACGGCGGGACTTTGGCTCTCCAGGGGCACGCTCAAACATTGAACACCATTTCGCTGGTGGCGCAGTCCGTCACCGCGGCCACGCCGTTGTCGACCATCGACATAGGCGGCACGGGTGGCAGCCTCACGTTCACCGGCGGAGCGACAGGCTGGAGCACGTTGAGCGCTCCAAACGGCCCCTACTTGCGCATCAGCAATTGGGTGCCCAATGCCGGCGGTGCAACGGCCGGTCCGGCGATTACCCCGTTAATCATTGGCGCAGGCGGGAGCCTTACCACCCAACTAGCTCAAATCCATTTCACCGGTTATACCACCGGCGCCCAGCAACTGCCCAGCGGCGAGGTAATTCCGGCCGCGACTTCCACGCCGCTGCTCAAAGGGGACGTGAATGACGATGGGCACGTCAATTCCAACGATATTAGTTCGCTGGAAGAAGCCTTGACCAACCCAACTCAATATTTCGCCGATCTGGCAACCGCCGGCCATCCCGGATTCGATGTGGCCGATTTGCAAGATGTGGGCGACTTGACGAGCGATGGCGTTGTGACCAACGTCGATGTGCAAGGACTGTTGAATTATTTGATCGCAGGTCACGGGAATACCGCTGCTGTGCCCGAGCCCTCGACATTGGTTCTGGGACTGCTGGGCGCGGTAAGTGCGATTGGCATCGGCCTGAAGCGCCGCCGTGCGGTTGCATAAACAAGCAGCGCCCTGGCAAGTTGTAATTTAATCTTACGGCGCAGTCTTAATCGCCGTGCCATACGCTACCGGCGCCGGCGCGTTGAAAGTTCCCGGCATGGGGGCAATCGACCCCAATGGTAGCGCGCCACTTGTCGATGGCGGCGAAATAGCCGACGGGGTTCCCATCGGTGGCGTGGCCGTGGACGGCGGTAAGTAAACTGCTCCCGGCGGCGGATAGCCCGGCGCCGCGGTGGCGGGCGGATACACAGCCGGCCCGTACACAGGACCCGCGGGATAGACAACTTGCGCCGGCGGATAACCTGACGCTGGCGGCGAAACCTCTGGCCACGGTCCATGCGTTTGCAGTTTGCTGGCATCCGGATCGGGGCGAGGATTGATAAAGCCCCGCGGCCGCGCGCCCGTTATATCTCCCCCCACCGTCGGATCGGGATACGGATCATATTTATTGGCTTCGACCAGCTTCTGCGATTCCGGCCGCGGATCATACAACATCGGCAGCCCCGTGCCGGCGCAGCCGGTCAGCGCGCTGGCCAGCATGACCTCCAGTGCAATATGAAGATGGCGCCCTCGGAACATAGTTCATTCCCGGAATCGGGGTGGTTTTGGGAGAGAAGGGTCGAAATTCTAACGCAGCGCCGCGCGGCCGGCCAGATCGATTCGCCTGCGAATGCATTGCTGGCATGTTGCCACGGCTTTCGCCAACCCGCTGGCTTGCCGCTATTGTAATAGCACAAATCTAATTTCGAGTGGCAGCAGCATGATCGAAAACCGCACGATTACGGGAGATAAATATCCAGTAGCGTGGCGGACCGCACGGGAATTAGTTCGCACTTTCCTAGTGCGGCCGGCAGCAACCAAGTTTGACCATGTTCGGCCGGCTGCGGCGCAGGATCGCCGGCGATTTGAAGATCGCCTTCCAGCACCGCTAGCAGATGAAACCGTCCGTCGCCGCCAATCGATTGCGGTTGCGTCAGCCGCCAGCGATCGAGCACGAACTTTTCGCACGCTACCAATCGCTGCACGTGGGCCTGCTCCGTCGGCTGCGGTTGCTGAAGATGTAGCGGGCCTAACGAGTAATCGATGGCCGCTAGCGCTTGTTCAATGTGCAACGGGCGCGGACGGCCATCGGCGTCCAGGCGGTTCCAATCGAACAGGCGAAACGTGGCGTCGCTGGATTGTTGAATTTCCGCAATCACCAAACCAGCGCCCAGGGCGTGCACCGCGCCGGCGGGGAGGAATAAGCAATCGCCCGGCCGTGGCTCCAAGCGGTGCAAGCACAATTCGCAGGTGCCGCGCTGCACTTCGCGCTCCAGTGCCGCGCGATCGAACCCGCGCTTCAGCCCCGCGTAAATGACGCTTCCCGGCTCAGCCTCCAACACCACCCACGCCTCGGTTTTGCCTAAATCCGGCGGATGCAATTGGGCCGCCTGGGCATCGGTCGGATGCACTTGCACCGACAAGGTTCGCTCGCAATCGAGAAACTTGAACAGCAAGGGAAAGCCCGCCTGCGGATGATGGAGTCCCAGCAGCTCCGCGCCGCCGGTGCGCATCAATTCACCCAGCGTAGTCCCGGCCAGCGGCCCAAAGGCCACGCAACTTTGATCGGCCCCCCGATCGACCACTTCCCAGCTTTCGGCGTAATCGCTTTCTTCGCCAATCGGCTTGCCCAACAGCATGCCCAATTTGCGGCCGCCCCAAATGTAACGCCGCAACAAGGGTTCAAATCGCAATGGATAAAGCGACAGCATCGAAGGGTGAACTCAAATGATAAGATGCCGAACCCTATTGCCAACCGTAACCTTCCAAAATGCGGCCAATCCAAAATGCGGACACCGACGACACCAGCATCAGCAGCATTTGGCCCAGACTGATGGTCCCCTGCAACTGTAGCACAATCGAGGCGGGGGGCAGCACCAAGCCCACAATTTGCAATAAGCGGCCGATACTTGCCATGATGACAATACTAAACCCAGGTCATGCGCGGCACCGCTCGCGCCAGATCGTTCAGGAGCGGCAGTGGCAAACGGACGGATTGCCATCATAATGTGCTAAACAAAATCATTCCATGAGCTTGCAGAATTCTACTCCTCTTCCGCCGGACGAAAACATCGCTGCGGCCGCAGTAGGTAATCGAACCGCCGGGCGATCGTTGGGCACACTGCTGTGGCGAGCCGCTCGGCTGCGCTGCCCCGTCTGCGGCCAAGGCCGATTATTTCGCGGCTGGTTCCGCATGTACGAAGTGTGCGAATGTTGTGGCTTTCGTTTCGAGCGCAGCCCCGGTTACTGGCTGGGTTCAATTTTTGTGAACTACGGCCTGACGGCGCTCATCGTGACTGGGGCCTATTTTGCGCTGTACTTCACCGAAGCCTTACCGCAAGACTGGATTATGCGGTTGCTATTGGCTTTTTGCGTGCTGTTTCCGCTCTGGTTTTTTCGCTATGCCCGCAGTGCCTGGATTGCCATCGATATGTACTTTGATCCCGAACCACCGGCGAAAATTACAGCGGCCAGCACAACCGAGCGAAAACGATAGAGGCACAATCGCTGCGCGCGCGGAACGCTAAACTTCGACCAGCTCGCCGCGTTCCACAGGCTCTGCTCGCGGCAATTCTGCAGCCGCTGCGGCCGGCGCGAGCGGCTTTTTCGGCCCCCCTTCGCCCGCTGAATTTTGTGCGGCATTGCGGGCCCGAGCTTTCTTCACTTCAAAGTACATGTACACGCAAAAACAAGTGAACACGGTGTACGGCATCCCCATCATAAACAAGATGCTGTAAAAGTATCCCTTCACCATGTGCTCGTGTTCCGGGTCGTTGGCCGCCGCGGCTTCGCTACACGTAGGACAAGCCCAAGCCGTATGGGCCGTAGAAAGCAGCCCCACCAGCGCAATCAGCAGCGGCGCGAAAAATCTACGGATGAAAGCGCTGGAAGCCGTGCGTTTCATGGTTCGGTTACCCTCCGGTCACAACTACAGGCGTATTGATTGTATCGTCGATTCTGCTGGACGGGTAGAGATGATACAGCATCAAATAAATCACCACTCCCGTAATCGAAACATAGAGCCAAATGGGAAACGTCCATTGCGACCAGCGGCGGTGCGCTTCCCGCCGATCGCGCAAGCCCAAGTAAATGGTTCGTCCGGCTAAAACAGGCACCGCGGCCGCCAAAATGACGTGGCTGATGAGAATCGCAAGGTACACCGTGCGAACCGGCTCCGGGCCCAGGAACTTCACATGGCCTGCCTGAACATGGTAAGTGAGATAGCACGCCAAAAACAGCATCGACACGCCAAATGCGGCCAGCATCACCCATTTGTGAGCTGTTTCCCGCCGCTGCTTGATCAGCCAATACCCGGCAATCAACAGCACGGTGGCCGTGGCGTTGAGCGAAGCGTTGACGGTGGGCAAATATTCGATCACGCGGGGCACAACTAACTTTCGCGTTTGGGGCGAGTGAATTCTGGGCAGGATTAAACCGACGAATCACGGTGCCTGTGCGGCATTGCTGGCGGAGTCTGTCGCGTCGCTGGCGGGATTGGCCTCGGCAGCCGGCTTTTCGTCTAGCAGTTGCCGAACCAGCGTTTTCAATTCCTCGAGTTTTGATGCATCCAGCAAATCAAAGCTGTTGCGAATTTGGCCCTGACGATCGATCACCAGCGCGCGATTCAAGTGCGAGCCTTCCTGAACGTACTGCAGAAAAACATCGTGGCCAATGCGTTTGATGTACTCCAAGTCGCCGGTCAAAAACACCCAGCGGAACGGATCGGCCGAAAGGCGGTCGGCATATCGGGAAAGCACCTCGGGGGAATCATTTTTGGGATCGCAGGTAATGCTCACCAACCGCAAATCGGTATTCTTGAATTCTTCCGAAACCGCCTTCAACGCCTGGTTTTGCTGCCAGCAAGGACCGGGGCAACTGGCAAAGAAAAAGCTGCTAACCCACACATGCCCTTTCAATTCGCTGGAATCGAACTGGCGGCCGCTGCGCTCCACCAGTTTGAAATCTTTAATCGGTGGGCCCGCCGGGGGCGCCGGCGGATAGTTTGCTTGCCAAGCCGGCGTGTTGGCATGTCGCGGTTCCTCGCCATGAAAGGTGCGCCAAGCCAGCCATGAGCCGTACGCTGCCGAACTTACCACGGCCAACATCAACCAAAACACCAGCGCTTTGCTTTTCATGTTGCATCTCCCGTCGATCGAACCGAGGCCACGCGCCAGGCCAAACCAAACATGGCGACGACAAACGCCAGCGTGACCAACGTGCAAAACCAGGCCGAAGGCAACCCGGCCAAAACCGTGTCTTTCACTGCCGGATCGGCTCCCCAATATAAAATGTGCCGCAGCAGCGCCAGGCAATAGGTCAGTGGATTGAAGCGAATGACCCAGCCGATCCAATTATTTCCGGGCGGGGCCAGCGCGCCAGACAGCAGCCACATCGGCAGTAAAAACACCATCATAATGGCGTGAAAGCCCTGCGTCGATTGCATCGGCCAAGCAATCGCCAGCCCTAGCGAAGTCAGCGCGATGCCAATGACAAACAGCAGCACCAGCACCGCCGGCACGGTCAGCAGCGTCAGCGGCACCTGCAGCGTGAAGCATAGCAGCATGAACACTGCGGCATGCGCCAATGCAATCAGCGCGCCCCCCAGCACTTTGCCCGTCACCACCGACCACCGCGGCACCGGCGCCACCAAAACCGATTGCAAAAATCCTTCCCGGCGATCTTCTATCACCGAAATCGTGGCGAAAATGGCCGTGAACAAAATAATCATCACCAGCGTGCCGGGGAAAAAATATTGCGCGT harbors:
- a CDS encoding SCO family protein; its protein translation is MKSKALVFWLMLAVVSSAAYGSWLAWRTFHGEEPRHANTPAWQANYPPAPPAGPPIKDFKLVERSGRQFDSSELKGHVWVSSFFFASCPGPCWQQNQALKAVSEEFKNTDLRLVSITCDPKNDSPEVLSRYADRLSADPFRWVFLTGDLEYIKRIGHDVFLQYVQEGSHLNRALVIDRQGQIRNSFDLLDASKLEELKTLVRQLLDEKPAAEANPASDATDSASNAAQAP
- a CDS encoding ABC transporter permease: MSAITTPLPTSDADRPNAPPLAVIRPRPWLAAWTLCRREWVRFIRQGNRVFAALGQPIIFWILFSALFGTSFQMSAGAAGQASSTAAASGPAAQVPAAVSYAQYFFPGTLVMIILFTAIFATISVIEDRREGFLQSVLVAPVPRWSVVTGKVLGGALIALAHAAVFMLLCFTLQVPLTLLTVPAVLVLLFVIGIALTSLGLAIAWPMQSTQGFHAIMMVFLLPMWLLSGALAPPGNNWIGWVIRFNPLTYCLALLRHILYWGADPAVKDTVLAGLPSAWFCTLVTLAFVVAMFGLAWRVASVRSTGDAT
- a CDS encoding DUF420 domain-containing protein, with product MPRVIEYLPTVNASLNATATVLLIAGYWLIKQRRETAHKWVMLAAFGVSMLFLACYLTYHVQAGHVKFLGPEPVRTVYLAILISHVILAAAVPVLAGRTIYLGLRDRREAHRRWSQWTFPIWLYVSITGVVIYLMLYHLYPSSRIDDTINTPVVVTGG